One window from the genome of bacterium encodes:
- a CDS encoding class I SAM-dependent methyltransferase — MRDQFKNFINNLLRKTGYQISRFDTAPYVFRDKLKSFLDENVPRGKILDIGSAQWNYPKEHFQNVTTLDLKPPADIIGNIMDLPFDNGSFDCIICLETLEHVEDPLKAMSEMYRVLKPGGKFIGSAPFAYELHGEEYGDYWRFTRQCWEKLLMKNLKNVSIEPYAGKTLAPMGYLVVGIK; from the coding sequence ATGAGAGACCAATTCAAAAACTTCATCAACAACCTACTCAGAAAAACGGGGTATCAGATCTCCAGATTTGATACGGCTCCGTATGTGTTCCGAGATAAGCTTAAAAGCTTTCTCGATGAAAATGTACCGCGAGGTAAAATACTGGATATTGGTTCCGCGCAATGGAACTACCCCAAGGAACATTTTCAAAATGTCACCACACTTGACCTAAAGCCCCCCGCTGACATCATTGGAAACATTATGGACCTGCCATTCGACAATGGAAGCTTTGACTGTATTATCTGCCTAGAAACCTTAGAACATGTTGAAGATCCTCTCAAGGCCATGAGCGAGATGTATCGCGTTCTTAAGCCGGGTGGTAAATTCATCGGGTCGGCGCCATTCGCTTATGAGCTTCACGGCGAGGAGTACGGCGATTACTGGCGATTTACAAGACAATGTTGGGAAAAATTGTTGATGAAAAATTTAAAAAATGTCTCAATAGAACCATATGCGGGAAAAACACTTGCTCCGATGGGGTACTTAGTGGTAGGAATCAAATAG
- a CDS encoding glycosyltransferase family 2 protein, protein MPEILADKIPRHAAPFKTPILFILFNRPDTTQRVFNEIRNVHPKKLFVVSDGARNEEEKKLVEKTRKIINQIDWDCEVHKNYSDKNLGCKIRVSSGIDWFFKNVEQGIILEDDCLPSESFFRFCEELLERYANNEKIMHISGNFFQQQNKNFKFSNSYYFSILPHMWGWATWRRAWKHYDVNIKSWPEVKKSGRLAQVFNNQGVYDHWSYVWDRYHKKIKNSWDGQWAFSCIANNGVCINPIINMVSNIGFGSNATHTKESTWVANLPTQEMVFPLVHPTEIIVNHQADAFTFRNVLNIDKKLLHRIVRPLKTAFPGLYQKIKRLFGKQ, encoded by the coding sequence ATGCCTGAGATACTGGCCGACAAAATACCGCGACACGCGGCGCCGTTTAAAACTCCGATCCTTTTTATATTATTCAATCGACCTGACACGACTCAGCGCGTTTTCAATGAAATAAGAAATGTCCACCCGAAAAAACTTTTTGTTGTGAGCGATGGAGCAAGAAATGAAGAAGAAAAGAAACTTGTCGAAAAAACCAGAAAAATAATCAACCAGATCGACTGGGATTGTGAAGTTCACAAAAATTATTCCGACAAAAATCTTGGCTGTAAAATCAGAGTATCATCAGGCATTGATTGGTTCTTTAAAAACGTTGAGCAAGGAATCATCCTCGAGGATGATTGCCTTCCTTCGGAATCATTTTTTAGGTTTTGTGAAGAACTGCTCGAGCGCTATGCCAACAATGAGAAAATAATGCATATAAGCGGCAATTTTTTCCAACAACAAAATAAGAACTTTAAATTCTCCAATAGTTACTATTTTTCAATCCTCCCCCACATGTGGGGCTGGGCGACATGGCGCCGAGCGTGGAAACATTACGACGTAAATATAAAGAGCTGGCCAGAAGTCAAAAAAAGTGGGAGGCTTGCGCAAGTGTTCAATAACCAAGGTGTCTACGATCACTGGTCGTATGTCTGGGACAGATATCATAAAAAAATAAAAAACAGCTGGGATGGGCAGTGGGCTTTTTCCTGTATTGCTAATAACGGGGTTTGTATCAACCCGATAATCAACATGGTCTCAAATATCGGATTTGGCAGCAACGCAACCCACACAAAAGAATCGACGTGGGTGGCGAACTTGCCGACACAGGAAATGGTGTTTCCGCTCGTTCACCCGACAGAGATCATCGTTAATCACCAAGCAGACGCCTTTACCTTTAGGAACGTACTCAATATAGATAAAAAACTACTGCATCGGATTGTCCGACCTTTAAAAACAGCCTTTCCTGGACTTTATCAAAAAATCAAACGGCTGTTCGGTAAACAGTGA
- the asnB gene encoding asparagine synthase (glutamine-hydrolyzing) → MCGIFGVTGNSLESHRKGEIERALASLSKRGPDDHGIFSSPACILGQTRLSVIDLASGHQPMKDSMRDHTITFNGEIYNYRELRDALSQKGYIFSTNSDTEVILKAYQEYGDDCPKHFDGMFSFAIWDNERKRLFMARDRFGKKPFYYTLDDQGNFVFASEIKAILATGKIKGVLDHEAIDNYLALMYVPPWKTVYKNIKVIPPAGSAVFKDGSLNIVQYWQLEKSSTSISYEKAKEEVRRLLTESVKKRMIADVEIGSFLSGGVDSTLVTTIAQSFSKTPIKTFSVGYQDYINELPFAAEAAQKIGTDHHTLQAKDDMVQELKIAVEYFDEPHADSSDFPQYLLSKFTATKVKVALSGDGADELFLGYGWYTRHKNLSYRAHFKEKVFMSPFSGYLNAVQVFTQRERMRLWKDGGHVNKDFINSEVKNSKLSSAEKINLFDLTTYLPGQLLVKADRMGMMNSLEVRSPFLDHHLAEFVYSLPDDYKTSTTTFKRILKDILSETMPQEFVHRRKQGFGAPVKKWLREEAFKNEIYAKLYSTNADIYSMMDEQFVKTMIDDFYLKGNDRYNYKIWVLYCLELWLRGHKKYHA, encoded by the coding sequence ATGTGTGGTATTTTTGGCGTTACCGGCAACTCTCTAGAATCACACAGAAAAGGCGAGATTGAGCGAGCGCTTGCCTCCCTCTCTAAGCGTGGTCCTGACGATCATGGCATATTCTCTTCCCCCGCCTGCATCCTCGGACAAACACGCCTCTCGGTTATCGATCTCGCAAGTGGGCACCAACCCATGAAAGATAGTATGCGCGACCACACCATAACGTTCAATGGCGAAATATATAATTATCGTGAACTTCGCGACGCGCTTTCACAAAAGGGATACATATTCTCAACTAATTCAGATACCGAGGTCATCCTTAAGGCGTATCAGGAATACGGCGATGACTGCCCAAAACATTTCGATGGCATGTTCTCATTCGCGATTTGGGATAACGAAAGAAAACGGCTTTTTATGGCACGTGACCGGTTTGGTAAAAAACCTTTCTACTACACGCTGGATGATCAGGGTAATTTTGTGTTTGCGTCTGAAATAAAAGCCATCCTCGCAACGGGGAAAATAAAGGGTGTGCTTGACCATGAAGCAATTGATAATTATCTCGCCTTGATGTACGTTCCACCATGGAAAACTGTGTATAAAAATATAAAAGTAATTCCTCCCGCGGGAAGCGCGGTCTTCAAAGACGGTTCCTTGAACATAGTACAATATTGGCAACTTGAAAAGAGCTCGACCTCGATATCGTATGAAAAAGCAAAGGAAGAAGTGCGTCGCCTTCTTACCGAGTCAGTTAAAAAAAGAATGATCGCCGACGTGGAGATCGGGTCGTTCCTCTCCGGCGGGGTTGACTCAACGCTCGTCACAACTATCGCACAATCTTTTTCAAAAACACCGATCAAGACTTTTTCGGTCGGCTACCAAGACTATATTAATGAACTTCCTTTTGCCGCAGAAGCAGCACAGAAGATCGGGACCGACCATCACACGCTCCAAGCAAAAGATGATATGGTGCAAGAGCTCAAAATCGCCGTCGAATATTTTGATGAACCACACGCTGATTCATCAGACTTTCCGCAATACCTCCTCTCAAAATTTACCGCAACAAAAGTAAAAGTTGCTCTCTCGGGCGATGGTGCCGATGAACTATTCCTTGGCTACGGGTGGTATACACGGCATAAAAACCTCTCTTATCGCGCGCATTTCAAAGAAAAAGTTTTTATGAGTCCTTTTTCCGGCTACCTTAATGCGGTGCAAGTATTCACCCAGAGAGAAAGAATGAGGCTTTGGAAAGATGGTGGGCATGTAAATAAAGACTTCATTAACAGTGAGGTAAAAAATTCAAAACTTTCATCTGCAGAAAAAATAAATCTGTTTGACCTTACCACCTATCTTCCCGGACAACTCCTCGTTAAAGCAGACCGAATGGGAATGATGAATTCCCTCGAGGTGCGCTCCCCTTTTCTTGACCACCATCTCGCAGAATTTGTTTATAGCCTTCCCGATGACTACAAGACAAGTACCACGACATTCAAGCGCATTCTGAAAGACATTCTGAGTGAAACAATGCCGCAGGAATTCGTCCACCGCAGAAAACAAGGCTTCGGCGCGCCGGTGAAAAAATGGCTGCGAGAAGAAGCTTTCAAAAATGAAATCTACGCAAAGCTCTATAGTACGAATGCGGACATCTACTCTATGATGGACGAGCAGTTCGTAAAAACAATGATTGACGACTTTTACCTCAAGGGTAATGACCGCTATAATTACAAGATCTGGGTTCTTTATTGTCTGGAATTATGGCTTAGGGGACATAAAAAATACCATGCCTGA
- a CDS encoding ABC transporter ATP-binding protein, giving the protein MSNSIIEIKNIGKKYNITHQRGGYVALRDVLTNIAKSPFRFAKHKIKRVVGMGIKEEFWALRNVNLNINKGDIVGIIGHNGAGKSTLLKILTGITPPTEGEIIMHGRVASLLEVGTGFHPELTGRENIFLNGAILGMTKKEIARKFDEIVAFSGVEKFLDTPVKYYSSGMYVRLAFSVAAHMEPDILLVDEVLAVGDTEFQKKCLGKMEEVTQKDGRTILLVSHNMAAIERLCRKTVLLENGKVRMVGKTEDVIAEYLNTKETLSKQPLAERKNNNGSKRAVFTHCEMKEYDKEKRRLTFEIHYKNNSKEAFKNIKISFDILDQQGALLADITNTVLDQKIDLNADKGVIHLTIDGVNLSTGNYYVSLFLATDAVNSEILNWVLDACMFTIDNDSFYESRRLPPVPIKLLFDFKYY; this is encoded by the coding sequence ATGTCAAACTCAATTATCGAAATAAAAAATATCGGCAAGAAATACAACATCACACACCAGCGCGGCGGATATGTTGCCCTACGTGATGTGTTAACAAATATTGCAAAAAGTCCATTCCGATTTGCCAAGCATAAAATAAAAAGAGTTGTGGGGATGGGAATAAAGGAAGAATTCTGGGCGCTTCGCAATGTTAATCTCAATATCAATAAGGGTGACATCGTCGGTATCATCGGACACAACGGTGCCGGCAAATCAACACTCTTAAAGATCTTGACTGGCATCACACCTCCAACCGAAGGCGAGATAATCATGCACGGAAGGGTTGCTTCCCTTCTTGAGGTTGGTACGGGTTTCCATCCGGAACTCACTGGGAGAGAAAATATTTTTCTCAATGGAGCAATCCTTGGCATGACAAAAAAAGAAATTGCGAGGAAGTTTGACGAAATCGTCGCTTTTTCCGGGGTTGAGAAATTCCTCGATACCCCCGTAAAATACTACTCAAGCGGTATGTATGTCCGTCTCGCGTTTTCGGTTGCCGCACACATGGAACCAGACATACTTCTCGTTGATGAAGTTCTCGCCGTTGGCGATACAGAATTCCAAAAAAAGTGCCTAGGTAAAATGGAGGAGGTCACCCAAAAAGACGGTCGCACAATCCTTCTCGTAAGTCACAATATGGCCGCGATCGAACGGCTATGCCGTAAAACAGTTCTTCTCGAAAACGGGAAAGTCCGGATGGTTGGAAAAACGGAAGATGTCATTGCTGAGTACCTCAACACAAAAGAAACGCTTTCGAAACAACCCCTTGCCGAAAGAAAAAATAACAATGGAAGCAAAAGGGCTGTATTCACTCACTGCGAGATGAAAGAATATGACAAAGAAAAGCGCCGGCTTACATTTGAGATACACTATAAAAACAACTCAAAGGAAGCATTCAAAAATATAAAGATATCTTTTGATATACTAGATCAGCAGGGAGCACTTCTGGCTGACATTACCAATACTGTACTTGATCAAAAAATTGACCTTAACGCCGATAAGGGGGTAATCCATCTTACTATTGATGGCGTTAATCTTTCCACTGGAAACTATTATGTCTCTCTTTTCCTTGCCACCGATGCGGTAAATTCAGAAATCCTTAATTGGGTACTAGACGCGTGCATGTTTACCATTGACAACGATTCTTTTTACGAATCCCGTCGCTTGCCTCCAGTGCCAATTAAACTATTATTCGACTTTAAATATTATTAA
- a CDS encoding GxxExxY protein: MTTNKKMGEKVIYPELSYTVTGILFAVHNELGPYAREKQYGDLIEEKLKETDILYKREVAIADSGNILDFIIDNKIVLELKSVRIITRENYRQIQNYLQQAQMKLGLLVNFRNKYLKPIRIIRIDSYNS; encoded by the coding sequence ATGACTACGAATAAAAAGATGGGCGAAAAAGTAATCTATCCAGAATTGTCTTACACAGTAACAGGTATCCTTTTTGCTGTTCATAATGAATTAGGACCGTATGCGAGAGAAAAACAATATGGTGATTTAATAGAGGAGAAATTAAAAGAAACCGATATACTCTACAAAAGAGAGGTGGCAATAGCTGACTCGGGAAATATCTTGGACTTTATCATAGACAACAAGATTGTACTGGAGTTAAAGTCTGTCAGGATTATCACAAGAGAAAATTACCGACAAATCCAAAATTATCTCCAACAGGCCCAAATGAAACTCGGCTTACTTGTTAATTTCCGAAATAAATATCTAAAACCAATAAGAATTATTCGTATAGATTCGTATAATTCGTAA
- a CDS encoding ABC transporter permease, producing the protein MTVTNFQPMTTTIIRPKKVFSLEDLKEVWRYKELLYFFTWRDFKVRYKQTTIGILWAIFQPFITMVVFSIFFGTFLKIPSDGIPYPIFVYTGLLFWTFFSSALSETSGVLINNQSIITKVYFPRLILPLSSVTTKFVDFAIAAVILGGMMVYYGYTPQLISILVLPILLAVTFMAAVGGGLFLAALNVKYRDVRFVLPFFIQLLLFITPVIYPASIAGKYSWILAMNPMMGVIQNARAVLLGTASINWILIGISFAACTVLLIIGVIYFKKVERYFADII; encoded by the coding sequence ATGACAGTTACCAATTTTCAACCCATGACAACAACAATCATACGACCCAAAAAAGTATTCAGCCTTGAGGACCTCAAGGAGGTTTGGCGCTACAAAGAGCTTCTCTATTTTTTTACCTGGCGGGACTTCAAGGTACGCTACAAGCAGACCACTATTGGTATCCTGTGGGCAATCTTTCAGCCATTTATAACTATGGTTGTCTTTAGCATATTTTTTGGCACATTTCTCAAGATACCATCAGACGGAATTCCCTATCCGATCTTTGTCTACACAGGACTCCTCTTTTGGACCTTTTTTTCGAGCGCCCTTTCAGAAACAAGCGGCGTTCTTATTAACAATCAATCAATCATCACCAAGGTCTATTTCCCGCGACTCATCCTTCCTCTCTCGTCGGTCACAACTAAATTTGTCGACTTTGCTATCGCTGCAGTTATCCTCGGAGGCATGATGGTTTACTATGGTTACACACCACAACTCATAAGTATTCTTGTTCTCCCTATCCTTCTTGCCGTCACCTTTATGGCGGCAGTAGGAGGCGGGCTTTTTCTTGCCGCGCTCAATGTGAAATACCGTGATGTCCGCTTTGTACTCCCCTTTTTCATCCAACTTCTCCTTTTTATAACCCCCGTCATCTACCCAGCAAGTATCGCGGGAAAATATTCATGGATCCTCGCAATGAATCCCATGATGGGCGTCATTCAAAACGCCCGAGCAGTACTTTTGGGTACTGCGTCCATTAATTGGATTCTCATTGGTATCTCTTTCGCCGCATGTACCGTACTTCTTATTATTGGTGTCATCTACTTCAAAAAGGTTGAGCGTTATTTCGCTGATATCATATAA
- a CDS encoding helix-turn-helix domain-containing protein: MNEINPHEVYTTGETRRLLKVSESTIKRLLKKGLIKANKVGGQYRILGKEIIRVVSPTLEKEAVKSYLTLKKKVVGKINKW, encoded by the coding sequence ATGAATGAAATAAATCCCCATGAAGTATACACAACGGGAGAGACGCGCCGTCTCCTGAAGGTAAGCGAGAGTACTATTAAAAGATTGCTTAAAAAGGGTCTCATTAAAGCAAACAAGGTTGGCGGGCAATATCGAATTTTAGGAAAAGAAATCATTCGCGTTGTTTCTCCTACGCTCGAGAAAGAAGCAGTAAAATCTTACCTTACATTAAAGAAAAAGGTTGTAGGGAAAATTAATAAGTGGTAA
- a CDS encoding O-antigen ligase family protein → MNINKFLQWFIFGGLFLILFLPLYVSDSMFFPFITGKNFAFRIIVELITGAWVILALRDATYRPQKSLVLYGFGAFVAIIAVADVLSENPFKSFWSNYERMEGFVALTHFFAYFLVASSVLTVQKLWVRFWQTSLVANVILVGYGGLQMAGKLEVHQGSTRIDATFGNATYFAAYLLFHIFITAFLAVRYRGASWMRWVYGGVILLDLFMLYHTATRGAILGLLGGVMLATLLIALFEKGNVILRKWAIGVLIVAILVPATVLTFRNASWVKESPVLSRFTSISFQETTTKSRFMVWNMALQGFKERPIFGWGQESFNFVFNKYYDPKMYEQEPWFDRAHNVFFDWLIAGGLPGLLAYLSLFITSLYYLWRRGESFFSITEKSIFTGLLAGYFFNNLFVFDNLTSYVLFFSVLAYLHSIHATSPLVLQKPIKQKIADNSKEGRGAIETDVIFSPIAIIVTIFVLYFVNFHPLSANLDLIQALQKQSNLGVNLDYFKKSIAHDSLGVSEAREQLTMAASRILTSDADQTTKNDFVTLAMAELDKQIARTPDDARYQIFMGSFLNQIGNHDEALRYLKNAQILTPKKQQVYFEMIGSFLTKKDYSSAVDAAKIAYELEPNYENARIIYALTLIYNKDKTQADNILLPIRQRLGGGGIPDERLLRAYLDTKDYKNAEAVLNAYIVADPSNYRYHTSLAALYLEKGERQKAIAEIQKAIDADAGFKDQGEYYIKEIKAGKNP, encoded by the coding sequence ATGAACATAAATAAATTTTTACAATGGTTTATCTTCGGAGGGTTGTTTTTGATTCTCTTTCTCCCGCTCTACGTATCCGACTCCATGTTTTTTCCCTTTATCACGGGGAAAAACTTTGCGTTTAGGATTATCGTTGAACTTATCACTGGCGCGTGGGTTATTCTCGCGCTTCGAGACGCAACATATCGTCCTCAAAAATCTTTGGTGTTGTATGGATTCGGGGCTTTTGTGGCGATCATCGCTGTCGCTGATGTTTTGAGCGAGAATCCGTTTAAAAGTTTTTGGAGCAACTATGAGCGCATGGAAGGGTTTGTGGCGCTCACTCATTTTTTTGCATATTTTTTAGTTGCCAGTTCCGTACTCACAGTACAAAAACTTTGGGTGCGATTTTGGCAGACTTCGCTTGTGGCCAATGTAATTCTTGTTGGATATGGGGGATTGCAAATGGCAGGGAAACTCGAAGTTCATCAAGGTTCCACCCGAATAGATGCGACGTTCGGTAATGCGACATATTTTGCCGCATATCTTCTGTTTCATATTTTTATCACTGCATTTCTTGCTGTGCGGTATAGGGGTGCTTCATGGATGCGATGGGTCTATGGTGGTGTCATTCTCCTTGATTTGTTTATGCTCTACCACACCGCGACACGAGGAGCTATCTTAGGACTCTTGGGTGGGGTGATGCTCGCGACGCTACTTATTGCGCTATTCGAAAAAGGAAATGTGATTCTTCGCAAGTGGGCAATCGGCGTGCTTATTGTCGCGATTCTTGTGCCTGCTACCGTTCTTACGTTTCGCAATGCATCGTGGGTAAAGGAAAGCCCTGTCCTTTCTCGCTTCACCTCAATTTCATTTCAAGAGACAACAACAAAATCCCGCTTTATGGTATGGAATATGGCACTGCAAGGTTTTAAAGAACGACCAATATTCGGATGGGGGCAAGAGAGCTTTAACTTCGTTTTCAATAAATATTATGATCCGAAGATGTACGAACAAGAGCCATGGTTTGATCGTGCACACAACGTGTTTTTTGACTGGCTCATTGCGGGAGGACTTCCCGGTCTTCTCGCGTACCTTTCTTTGTTTATCACCTCATTGTATTACCTATGGCGTAGGGGGGAATCATTTTTTTCTATAACAGAAAAAAGTATTTTTACCGGTCTTCTCGCGGGGTATTTTTTCAATAATCTCTTTGTATTCGACAATCTCACGAGCTACGTCCTCTTTTTTTCCGTTCTTGCGTATCTCCATAGTATTCATGCAACATCCCCCTTGGTATTACAGAAACCGATTAAGCAGAAAATAGCTGACAATTCAAAAGAGGGAAGAGGTGCCATTGAAACAGATGTTATTTTTTCTCCCATTGCAATTATCGTAACTATTTTCGTTCTTTATTTCGTTAACTTTCACCCCCTATCCGCGAATCTCGACCTTATTCAAGCTTTGCAAAAACAAAGCAATTTGGGTGTCAATTTGGATTATTTCAAAAAATCAATCGCACATGACTCATTGGGTGTTTCAGAAGCGCGTGAACAACTCACTATGGCTGCTTCTCGCATTCTCACATCTGATGCAGACCAAACAACTAAGAATGATTTTGTAACACTTGCGATGGCTGAACTTGATAAGCAAATAGCTCGTACTCCCGATGATGCGCGGTACCAAATCTTCATGGGTTCGTTTTTAAACCAAATAGGTAATCATGACGAAGCATTGCGATATCTAAAAAATGCACAAATACTTACTCCTAAAAAACAGCAGGTATATTTTGAAATGATTGGATCATTCTTAACAAAAAAAGATTATTCCAGTGCAGTGGATGCGGCAAAAATCGCATATGAACTTGAGCCGAACTATGAAAATGCAAGGATTATCTACGCGCTAACGCTTATATACAACAAGGACAAAACCCAAGCGGACAATATTCTTCTTCCAATCCGACAAAGATTAGGCGGTGGAGGAATACCTGACGAGCGATTACTTCGGGCGTATCTCGACACAAAAGACTATAAAAATGCGGAGGCAGTACTTAATGCATACATAGTCGCCGACCCTTCAAACTATCGTTACCACACATCTCTTGCCGCACTGTATTTGGAGAAAGGTGAACGCCAGAAAGCAATCGCGGAAATACAAAAAGCAATAGACGCTGATGCAGGATTTAAAGATCAGGGAGAATATTACATTAAAGAAATTAAAGCCGGAAAAAATCCGTAA
- the murB gene encoding UDP-N-acetylmuramate dehydrogenase, whose product MVLPLENVSLSSHTTMRIGGSARYFISVHTEDEMCEAVRFAHKNKLPFFVLGGGSNIIFPDSGFLGVVIKIEIPGIVFEEHGREIFAHGGGGVSWDALVAESVKHNLWGIENLSAIPGTVGASAVQNIGAYGVEVKDTIEWVRAYDIQRDIFVTLSRDECAFAYRTSIFKKSAGLPTAPAGQAGKKLVVMKVVFCLSKNGIPNLRYGDIAKYFLDRSPETISILEMREAIIKIRAQKLPNPQTLPNAGSFFKNPIISKNQYLKVQNAFPGIKGHEYLGKVKISAAWLIEMCGWKGVRYKDAGITQKHALVIANYGNASAHDIVHLSECITRDVFERTGIALEREVIII is encoded by the coding sequence ATGGTACTTCCCCTTGAAAATGTATCACTATCTTCCCATACAACCATGCGAATTGGGGGGTCGGCTCGATACTTTATTTCTGTGCATACGGAGGATGAAATGTGCGAAGCAGTACGCTTCGCGCACAAAAACAAACTTCCGTTTTTTGTACTCGGTGGCGGGTCAAATATAATTTTCCCTGATAGTGGATTTTTGGGAGTTGTTATAAAGATTGAAATACCAGGTATTGTATTTGAAGAACATGGTAGGGAAATATTTGCGCATGGTGGTGGAGGGGTTTCTTGGGATGCGTTAGTGGCAGAGAGTGTGAAACATAACCTTTGGGGAATTGAAAATCTTTCAGCAATTCCTGGGACCGTTGGTGCGTCAGCGGTGCAAAATATTGGTGCGTACGGTGTTGAAGTAAAAGACACAATAGAATGGGTGCGTGCGTACGATATACAGAGAGATATATTCGTCACACTTTCTCGTGATGAATGCGCGTTTGCGTATCGCACGAGTATTTTTAAAAAATCTGCAGGCCTGCCTACCGCCCCAGCGGGGCAGGCAGGCAAAAAACTTGTTGTGATGAAAGTCGTATTTTGTCTTTCTAAAAACGGTATCCCCAATCTTCGGTATGGCGATATTGCAAAATATTTTTTGGACCGATCTCCAGAAACTATCTCCATTCTTGAAATGCGTGAGGCAATTATTAAAATTCGCGCACAAAAACTCCCAAACCCACAAACGCTTCCCAATGCCGGTTCGTTTTTTAAAAACCCCATAATTTCAAAAAATCAGTATCTTAAGGTTCAAAATGCATTTCCCGGCATAAAAGGTCATGAGTATTTAGGGAAAGTAAAGATATCCGCTGCATGGCTCATTGAAATGTGCGGATGGAAAGGCGTTCGCTATAAAGACGCGGGAATTACCCAAAAGCATGCACTAGTAATTGCAAATTATGGCAATGCATCTGCGCATGACATTGTGCATCTTTCGGAATGTATTACACGTGATGTGTTTGAACGAACGGGCATCGCACTTGAGCGAGAAGTAATAATTATATAA